In the Hevea brasiliensis isolate MT/VB/25A 57/8 chromosome 8, ASM3005281v1, whole genome shotgun sequence genome, aagtttGGTTTTCTAAAATATATGATAATGTCTAAGGGTATGTATTGTAATTTTGCtgttaagaaaaataatttaaatattttaataatatttaacatcatattttcttatttttttaatttcaatgtcaaataaaatttaaaagtaattgaaaaattatttagtacttctaaaataaatattatttttcacatatatatgaaattacaatttatattttaaaaataattgcataaatgtaaatatgataattatttttttaacatgtTTTAaagtattttataaattttcttatttgaagtatttaaaattatattttaaagttttattgtttacataatttattttttaattttgatttttttaatttttataattaaattataataaacctTAATCCATGTCAACTCAAACCTAAATTAATTccatttaaaaataattcaatatgTTATTTCAAAGGAAAATTAAGCCATTAGGACAAAGCAATCAAATCAAGTCAGCCAATCTtaatttgaataattttttttttaaatgaatttgaattgaataaattatccaattaattttattttaaattgagttGCCCAACTTGATGTTTACATGCCACCTCATCATGTTTAAATTCAAAAGTAAttcaacttcaaatttaaataagatatttttatcaattaaagCCCATCTTAATTTAAaggtaatttttatttatttgatatttcatttttatcttctaattttaatttattataaaaaattttaaattttaatttattccaTAAAAAATGTATTTAACTTACTGTAACAGATTTCTGAGTAGTAAAACAATAAAATTACTTTAATTACCAAATGAGTCAGTGatatcttttttttattattttaaaattttattaattttttattttttaaaaatttatttataaaattaaaatttatccatagtaaaatttttaaccattttaaatattttttattctctctttaaatttagttaaaaaattaaagtttGTTTGTAATTATCAACTACTTTATTTAGTCggtaatttattttactattttaaaattttattttttattttctttttaaatttagcTACCAAATAAATGTTCACCAATAATCACCCAAAAtacatttaattaatatattgtaAGATTCATCGCTACAATTACTGTCATTTTTTAGTGTCATTTGTATCtactaaataacttcataaaTATTTTGTCAGTAATTAATTGGTATTTTGGTGGGtaaaaattaatttacttttaaatttttttaaaataaaaattaatttacttttaaattttcttaaaatccTTTTTAGTCAATAAATCTTCAATAATTAcgaacaaaaattatttaataagtaatttttgaagttatttttaaaattttttatagtgttaattctttCCATCTCTTAttgccaaataattttttttatattgtggAAAGTTTATATAGTAAACATTTATCGataattttaaaaagttttatataattttaataatgacCCTTTTAAGTAATAGGTTAAATTTCAGATTAATAGAATTAATAACGACCCATTGGTATAGACTTTTGAAAACCTAGATTATAGAGGAAAAAAAGCTAATTGACAAGGTTGATTTGATGATTATCTAATAATTAATGCTTAATACATTTCCATATGGGTTGTGGGTGGCAAGCTTTCTATGCAACAAAAATTTCCAAAAATGGCAAAACTAAGGAGCTCTAATGGACTTGAAAGTTGTAATGATGAGATTGATTGAAATGTTTCACTCAcccaaatgaaaaattaaataaatccaTTTTCACTCgtctaaaatgaaaataaatcaattcatttaataaaaaataataatatattattatagggAGCAAGTTATGAGAATTTAGAGCGGGAATAAGATATCATCATCCTCTCTTCATATAATATTAAGTcatgacaaaattaaaaaaaattaattaagttcgAAGCTGATAAAATTAGGTTTGTAAATAATTGCTATCCTTGTATACCTTTTGTTTGGCATAAGCATCAATGAGGTATGAATTTGTTAAGAAATTTAAATCCCTCATGCTCAACTACTagaaataacttatatatattttGAAATTAATAGTTTAGAGACTTAAAAATCATTTGAATCAATTAAACTTGAATGTAGGGTTTAACCTCTTTCAATTTTTTGCAATTGATGACTTGAGTAATTCCTATTTTGGATTGGAGTAGTTTGATTTCCTTcttagaattgtagatatattatttatatttaaatgagTATAAAAAATTGATTGTTGTGTTATTGAATGCAAGGGCGAGTAATAGAAGGGTAAAAAATGATAGGAAAAGGAAAGGATAAAGAgagttacaataaaaaaaaatctcatatttGAGAACAAGTGAATTAATAGAAAGGTAATGAgagataatatatattatttaggtTTTGAAAGAAGTAAATAAGGAGTAAATTTAAAGGGTGTAGAAATATAAATATTAACAACTATCATTTCTCCCTCTTTACCCTTCCTTACACCGAATTTGGGGTGTAAGGAAAATTGAGATTTGAGTAGTAAATGAGTGTAAGGCTACCCTTATTATTCGTTAACTCGTTTCTTCTCAAATATAGGTAAAATAGATACTCACTTCTTCTTACTTTTATTCACCTCTCTCACACTCTCATCCAAACAGACCCGAGTTGCATTAAATATATGTTAGTGGGTGCTTTGCCTCAATTTGCTTTTTGCCAATCTCTTATGTTTTGAAAGTACACATACATGTATGCAAGAGCTAATAAAAATTAGCCAAAGACTATTAAAAGGCCTATTACAAAAAATTCAAATGTTTGCTTAATTCATGTTATAGCCAAATCTTTTACTTGTGAGCAATAAAGTGGAACATTTTCAATTAGATGCAATTTTAGTTAGAGAacttaattaaatttgaaaagatAACAGTAAATTATAATGTAGTAATTGGGGTtatatttaattgataaaatagtcaatttatttaaatattatacttaaaaagtaaatataatttgtatttattatatataaaaacatttcattaaatatttatacccatttttggtataattattcaAACTTTAGATTTTAAAGCTTTAGAGAACATTTCATTAAATATTTATACccatttttggtataattattcaAACTTTAGATTTTAAAGCTTTAGAGATTACTCCAATATCACTTTATTTGAGAATAAGTTTTAtaagataataaaaatattttaaaaatcatgaatttatattttaaagaATATGTGATTGTTTAACATAAgattttttttagaaatttcaAAACCTCTATTTCTGAATCTACAAAATCAATAACTTGAGAAGATTTTATATTTGAAACTTTCAAATAACTCCAttttctttcaaaaaaaaaaaattcaaaactataaaaaatcttatttaaaaaaattttattttaatatatcttattttattttatctccatttaaataaaatatcaaataattaaataacatttttaaattattttttacaacatttaaaatagtatttttccaattttttttttaattttttaactatAATCTCAAAGAAAGCCTTAATATCAAATGGGCCATGATTCAacttttttttgaaatttaaaaacaaatttaattaatatataaaggtTGCAATATATTATTTTCCTAAAAAAatcctttattttattttcttcattcatcttaatgattattattattattaggaaaAATTAGACAAAAAAATTAGACAAACTAGATGTACCTTGTGATTGACTTACACAGGGCCCACAAAAAGGCTTCTGAAATGGCAATTTTGTAATTTAAAAGAATGTTAAGGGCGTTTCAAACTCCTAAATTCCTTTCCcggcaaaaaagaaaagaaaaattcaaagcaaatggaagaaaagcaaagaaaaagcaAAGCCAAACAGAGCAGGGGAAAAAATTCCTCTCCAGCTCAAATCCACCCCATTCGTGCTCAAAAGACAGTCACACTCTCTCTTTCAATCTTTCCCTGTTTATTCTCCGCCGTCCACCGTCACTTCAACAATCTCCGCTTCAACAGATTCCCACATTTCATCTTTTCCCGATCTCCCTCAAAgctcatttcttttctttcctttctcaaGCTAAGAATCTCTCTTTCTCTTTACTTCTTTTCTCTCTTGTAGATTCTTTTGTTTCCCTCTTACTAATTCCTCCCTTTTTAATCAAACATGTCCCTACTGCGTTGTTCCCTCCCTCTTGTTCTTCTTCTCTCTAACCACTTTTATTCGTTCTCTTCCTTTCTGTCATTTTCGTTTCCTTGCGTTTCCTTTGATTTCATCATATTTCGGCCGATTTTATACATACAAATATCTTTCTTTCCATTCCTATGGTtcctccatcttcttcttcctcgtcTTCAGGTGTCAATCATTTCTCTAATCCTTGCATTTATGGTACGATCATTATCTTTTCTTTGCATTTTTTTTTGTATTGTTTTCGCCTCCAACttgtttgataattttttttttctaaaatgatTCGTTTGCTTGTTTACTGATTATTGCTACTATTTGTAATTGTGTGGGTCCGGTTGGGGGGGGGTTTGTATTGGAACTTTTACGTTAAGCAGGGGACTTTGTTTCTTCTTACGCAGAGAGAAAATCTCGGTTAATGAAATGGCTCAGTAAGATTTTCAAAAGTGGGTCTAGTCGAGGAGGTGGTGTTGGGGGTGGAGGCGGCCGTCACCGACAGTTTCGCGGGGAGGAAAACATGGCCAGCTGGCGGCCACCAGCTAGATCattggtaatttttttttaattgtcatTTTCATTTATTCCATTGTAAGATTtagtcatcatcatcatcttaaCATCTAACCATATATATACACATGTATGTATTCTTCTTGATCATGGTGATGTATTGATTTGGTATAAGCAACCAAAAAAGCATTAAAAAGTTAGTTTTGGATTGGTCTGCAACTTGCAAATTTGAATGGCAAATATGCTTTTAACTGTGCTTTAGAAATCTCAGTTGTTATTTGttctctaatttattttttttttaatgctacTAACATTTTAGTCCTTTTTGAATACCCTTTTTTTTGAAGGGCATGTTATGGTTGCATTGCCAAGCTAAGGCTTTTGCTTATAAGTTATTGCAACATAGGTTCTTTGCTGGACGTGATGCTTATTTATTTGTACCACCAAAATGTTTACTTAATGTGCAAGCCACTTGTCTTAGACAAGTCTCCCCTTTATTTTCAATATAGACACTTTAGGTTAACCGCGGGAAAAGTTAGATTATTTTACTGTCACCTCCACGTGCCAAGGAGCTTGGAAAACAGTTTGTGGCATTTCTAGACTAATTAATAAAGATCATTCTTTCTGTTGAAATCCTGTACCTTCGCTTGTCTTTTGCTTTAGTTGTGTGATTGGGGTTAGATTTTATCAATGTTGATGCTATTAATGAAGCCCTTTATGTCTTAATTTTAGCTGATACTCAATGACATTATTTCAGAACATGTCAGTGCATTTTGCAAAACAACTTTTAGATGACAGTGCTCTGCACATTGTGCTTAaacaatgaaaagaaaataaaattgattatttttgtagCAATTAAAGGAGTATATGGCTTATTTATATATATCCCAGATGTTAATTCAACCATTCTTATCTTATTTGTGGGTGCTTTAGAGTGCCTGACTATGTTCACTCAATTGTTCCATATGCAAATAGAAGGGGAGAATTGTGAAAAAGGGGAAGTCTAATTCAAAAATGTCATACAGTGCACTACTGAAACTTCTACATATTGGTTGCTTAGAAATTCACAAAAAATAATTAGCTCCTCTATTGTAATCAGGATGAGCGCGCTAGAGCCGATAAGAAGAAAGAGGAAGCAGATCATGCTCTTGCACTTTCTCAAGCTGACGATTGGAAGAGACCAGGTTTTAAGTTTTTATACCTATCAGGCTCTGTTTATTTTAAGTTCACACTGTGTTGTCTTTGGGCTTGTGTTGAAAATTGTCCCTTTTCCAGGATATAGTTGCCAAACAGATAATGATGAAGCACTAGCTAGAGCGCTTCACAATAACCTTAATCCATTTGGATGTCCTCCTTATGCCCCTTCTTATGTCCTTCCACAATATTGCAACAGAGGTTATaggtaagaatttaaatatgaatttggcAAAAACATTTTGGAATATATATCAAATTTAAGTTTTGTTAATTTGCCTTGTAGTTGAGTTGATAACCTAATTGGGTTGTTGGTCCAGTCAAGCTCCATTTATTTGTGTTTGTTAGCATGATTAATCATCCTTCAAAGTAATAATGAATGATAATGACTGAGTCAACTAATTATTTGCTAGTGCTATGTTTCTCGATCTAGGTCAAGGCTAATCCTCAAGTTACACATAGTAGATGTACAAACAAGTATTGAGCAAGGATATGGATTGGCTCAATATAAACACATCCTTTACATGATAAACATGATGGGATTGCAAGAGCAATAATCTGAATTAGCATGCAGTGTTCATTAGTAAATCCTTTCTCACCGTTTCACCAGCATGGAAGGTTGAGCTCAATGGAGTATTAGGAGATAGAAAGTGAAGGGCAGAAAGACATAGGATGACTTGGGTTTAAGTCATGACAAATCCATATGGCCAATCCAACTACTTTGGATGCAAACTTAGTTGAGACTAGTTGTTCTTGTTTCACTAGTTAACATTGTAAGAATTGTAATAAAGAATGTAGAACGTTTGACTCCTCCACTTGTTTCACTGGTTAGCACTGTAAGTTTGTAAGAATTGTGTAAATAAGGTGATGAAGCATTGTGCTACATTGACAAATATTTGTCTCTGAATTCAGATAAGAATTATCTGCACTGCTTGGGGTTCTTGTGATTCCCATTTTCAATAGGGTCCTGAATAATTTTATGTGCAATTCTTTTCCCTTGCTTATTTAAACAGGAAATTGCTAGTAAGtgggaaaaatgaagaaaaaggaatCATCTGTCAATttgaaaaatttcagtattctAATCTTGAGTTTTGATGGTTATGATTGCTTATGCCTGGAACTTTCAGATTATGTGGTGGCTGCAACCGTGACATTGGTTATGGCAAGTATTTGAGATGCAGGGTATTTTTTTTTCATCCGGAgtgctttctttgttcttcttgtgGTTACCCAATTACTGAGAATGAGGTAGTTTGTTCCTCTTGGTCCACAAGTGTCCTAATTTCAATTTTGTTTTACCATATTGGTCACTACATCAACTGAGTAAATGTTTGAAAATTGCACATCAAAGTAAGCAAATCCAATAATGAAATTTAAACTTTTCTTTCATCTAGCTCTTAACTCAATTTGCTTTTTCTGTTGATCCAAGTTTTCTTTGTTAGGTAGCAATCCATATCACAGGTCTTGTTTCAAAGCGTTGACTCATCCCAAATGTGAAGTCTGCCTTCAATATGTATGAAAACAAATTAtagtttgtttatttttattttattacttgcAGTTGTTTGTTAATTGAGACAAAATGGTAGTTTTCCTATTCGTATGAAGCAGTGTTATCAAAGGCGAGCGAGGCGCCCAGGCGAGGCGAGGCGCCCCTCTGTCGCCTCGACTGGAACGCCTGGCTCGACTTGGAGGAGGCGACGCCTCCGGCCGGAGAGGCGAGAGGCGACGCCTCTTCACAGCAACGGTaagtgttttgttttttttttttaaattaaaaaatcaataaacctATGCTTACCTGATGCAGAGCAGAGACACTTTTCTCCTCAACCTCACGAACGCTTTTCTCCTCAACGGCTCAACCTCGACTTCAAGACGACAACAGgtacgctctctctctctctctctctctctctctctctctcttcttcttcttcttcttcttcttcttctcccgcttcgatctctctctctcttacgtccctttctttttttttttctccctctccAGTCTCCACCTCTGTTTGATCTCTCTCtcagatctttttttttttctttcctgcaACGCTGCTTCGATCTCTCTCACgtcccttttttctttttttttctttttttttttctctccctcTCCACTGTTGATCTCACGCTGCTCTGCTCTGTTGATTTCACGTCCCTTTCCTGCTGCtctgtttttttcttttttttttttctcctctcctTCTTTCAgcagtctcttttttttttccttctcctccttttaattaattaattatttatttatttgttaatttaattattttatttttattaattaattatttaaattttatgggtattggtaaattgattattttaatttgtattcttatttaattagttgattaattaatatGGGTATTGTTGATTTGTTAGTATTTAGTTTAACTTTTAtttgttattcttgttaatttgattagttttattttataccttgttaattagatattatttattaattaattatttattttatatagatattattaatttattgttaatttaattttttatcttcttattattgttaattaattgtttaatttatatgggtattgttaatttattattaattagtttaccttttacttgttattattgttaattagttttaatttgattaattttacttttttcttgttaattagatattagatgtttattttatatgggtattattaatttattgttaatttgattatttttctttttgttcttagtaagtaattgtgtaatttatatggacattattactttgttgttaattagtttactttttatttcttattattgttaattagttgttagattaattagttttacttttgtcttgttaattagacattagttgtttattttatatggtattattaatttattattaatttgatgattttactttttgttcttattaattaattgtttaatttatataggcattgttaatttatgattttactttttgttcttattaattaattgtttaatttatatgggcattattaatttgttgttaattagtttactgttttactttttacttattattcttgttaattacttatttaatttatattggatattgttaatttgttgttaattaatttattttttgttcttgttaatttttttgttagattATAAATGGGTGATAAGAATAATACATCTGGATCTTCTGCTAGAAAAAGAGAgcaaaaattaattatgaatatggaaagactacctgaatttgatgatgttgaagtaCTGGGATTAGATGAAAATGAGGAAGAGGAAGAGTTGATGCAAGAAATTGGCAGTGAAAGAAGAAGGCAAGTACTGGAAGTTACAGGTACTAGTGCTTTTAAAAAACCAAAAGTTTTACCACCACAAAGTAGTAGAGGGCCTATTGACTGTTATTTTTCCCCTAGACCTGCTGTTTTGGGAAAAAATATGAGGCAAACTACCATTGATGAAAATAGTCCAGCTAAAAAGGAGTTAAGGGAGCGTGCTTGTGTTGCCATAGCACGATGGATGTATGATGTGGGAATAGCTTTTAATGCTGTGAATTATGATAGCTTTGGGGAAATGATTCGAGcaattggaaattatgggaaagaAATGAAACCTCCAAGTTTTCATGAGGTTAGAGTTCGGTTACTTAACAAAGAAGTGCAAATCATAAATGATCTTCTCGAGTCTCATAAAGAAGAATGGGAAAATTATGGATGTACATTGATGTGTGATGGATGGACGAATAGAAAAGGGAGAACCTTGATTAATTTCTTGATTAATAGTCCAAAGGGAAGTGTATTTATTAAATCAGTTGATGCAAGTGATGAATCAAAGACAGCGGCATTGTTGGCTAGTTTGATTGAGAAAGAATTGATGGAAATTGGTCCTGAAAAAGTAGTTCAAGTTGTTACAGATAATGCATCAAATAATGTTGCAGcaggtaaaatttttatttaattttttatattactaaaaaaaatatcattttatttttattattaatggaaTGAATTTTTCTACTTGTTTATGACAGGGAGAATATTGGAAGCAAATTTTTCTCATCTATACTGGACTCCATGTGCAGCTCATTGTATAGATTTGATGTTGGAGGATATCTTTAAGATCCGTGTTTTCAAAGAAACATTCCGCAAAGCTGTTGAGCTTACTGGTTTCACATATGGCTCTTCAGGAGTTCTAAATATGTTGCGGAAGTTTACTAATGGAGTAGAATTGCTAAGGCCAGGGCAAACTAGATTTGCTACTGCTTTTATTACACTGGGAAGGATTCATCTTCAGAAAGCCAACATTAGAAAAATGTTTACTTCGGAAAGTTGGACAACTAGTAAATGGGCTAAAGAGGTGAAAGGCAAAAAGTGTGAAAGGACGGTTTTGAGTCCTGCCTTCTGGAATCATGTTGTTTATGCTCTTAAGGTTTCCGGTCCTCTTGTTCGTGTGCTTCGACTTGTTGATAATGAAAAAAAACCAGCTATGGGATATATTTATGAAGCCATGGATAGGGCTAAAGAAGCCATTGCCAACTCACTCAATGGCAATGAAGAGAAATACAAGAGCATTTTTGAGATTATTGATGCGAGATGGTCACTTCAATTGCATCGTCCTTTGCATGCTGCTGGATACTTTTTGAATCCTGAATTTTTTTATCCAAATAAGATGAGAATTGAATCTGATGAAGAGGTCAATACAGGATTGCTTTCATGCATtcataaaatggaaaaaaattcaGCAAAAGTTGATATGATTCttgatgaaattgagaaataCAAGGCAGCTGCAGGGACCTTTGGTTTTCCTTCAGCTATTAGAGGAAGAACAACCAAATCTCCAggttattaatttaattcttattaatttttcattttgctcatttattaatttatatcatgaattTAACAATCATTGGTTCTATATTTTAATAGCTGCTTGGTGGAAAACATATGGTTCTTCAACTCCAAACCTACAAAAGTTTGCTGTAAAGGTTCTGAGTCTCACATGTAGTGCAAGTGGTTGTGAAAGAAATTGGAGTGTATTTGAGCAtgtaagtaatatatat is a window encoding:
- the LOC131182371 gene encoding uncharacterized protein LOC131182371 produces the protein MGDKNNTSGSSARKREQKLIMNMERLPEFDDVEVLGLDENEEEEELMQEIGSERRRQVLEVTGTSAFKKPKVLPPQSSRGPIDCYFSPRPAVLGKNMRQTTIDENSPAKKELRERACVAIARWMYDVGIAFNAVNYDSFGEMIRAIGNYGKEMKPPSFHEVRVRLLNKEVQIINDLLESHKEEWENYGCTLMCDGWTNRKGRTLINFLINSPKGSVFIKSVDASDESKTAALLASLIEKELMEIGPEKVVQVVTDNASNNVAAGRILEANFSHLYWTPCAAHCIDLMLEDIFKIRVFKETFRKAVELTGFTYGSSGVLNMLRKFTNGVELLRPGQTRFATAFITLGRIHLQKANIRKMFTSESWTTSKWAKEVKGKKCERTVLSPAFWNHVVYALKVSGPLVRVLRLVDNEKKPAMGYIYEAMDRAKEAIANSLNGNEEKYKSIFEIIDARWSLQLHRPLHAAGYFLNPEFFYPNKMRIESDEEVNTGLLSCIHKMEKNSAKVDMILDEIEKYKAAAGTFGFPSAIRGRTTKSPAAWWKTYGSSTPNLQKFAVKVLSLTCSASGCERNWSVFEHLHSKKRNRLFQERLDNLVYVKYNRALLRRHTFGDITTPIDLANIDESNEWLLGELEKGDGDDDDDDSLVFMNDVLTWGDVGRAAGVSESRYESRSAARSTPPVETPSFRRPRAMRGASSSQVDDDEEEEEFVMAVVENEDDFGNLDDE